A region of Deinococcus cellulosilyticus NBRC 106333 = KACC 11606 DNA encodes the following proteins:
- a CDS encoding STM4013/SEN3800 family hydrolase encodes MLNARTLIGTHDVLFITLDSLRFDVAQQAHLPGLGKYFAEWEKRHSPASFTYAAHHAFFSGFLPTPAVPGRHPRLFAARFQGSETTHPQTFVFDEATLPQALARRGYHTVCIGGVGFFNQETPLGQVLPGLFQESHWSRDMGVTSRHSAQAQVKAALRVLDDVSTDQRVFLFLNLSATHKPTHIFHADLQTDSPETQKAALEQAEPHLVRLLEAQQQRGPALVILTSDHGEAFGEDGFHGHRLGHEVVWTVPYAEFVIGAGP; translated from the coding sequence ATGCTGAACGCCAGAACCCTGATCGGCACCCACGATGTCCTGTTCATCACGCTGGACAGCCTGCGGTTTGATGTGGCACAACAGGCCCACCTGCCAGGACTCGGAAAGTATTTTGCGGAGTGGGAGAAGCGGCATTCTCCGGCCAGTTTCACTTACGCAGCCCACCACGCGTTTTTCTCAGGGTTCCTGCCCACCCCTGCTGTGCCAGGGCGGCATCCCAGATTGTTTGCAGCCCGGTTTCAGGGATCAGAGACCACCCATCCGCAGACTTTTGTTTTTGACGAAGCCACCCTGCCACAAGCCCTGGCCCGCAGGGGGTACCACACCGTCTGCATTGGCGGGGTGGGGTTTTTCAATCAGGAAACGCCACTGGGTCAGGTGCTGCCCGGGCTTTTTCAGGAAAGCCACTGGTCCAGAGACATGGGGGTGACCAGCCGCCATTCTGCGCAAGCACAGGTGAAAGCTGCTTTGAGGGTGCTGGACGATGTTTCTACAGACCAGAGGGTGTTTCTGTTCCTCAACCTTTCTGCCACCCACAAACCCACCCACATTTTCCATGCAGACCTGCAGACCGACAGCCCTGAGACCCAGAAGGCTGCGCTGGAGCAGGCGGAGCCCCACCTGGTGAGGTTGCTGGAAGCCCAGCAGCAGAGGGGACCTGCCCTGGTGATCCTCACATCGGACCACGGCGAGGCTTTCGGGGAAGATGGGTTTCACGGCCACCGTCTGGGCCATGAAGTGGTGTGGACTGTGCCTTACGCTGAATTTGTGATCGGAGCTGGACCATGA
- a CDS encoding STM4014 family protein gives MRLSPRPVLIIAPPDSRRVRAFQASLRHLGWPEATVVSHLDIIGQKVDLARLVPEGGVVRVEASGECMHTERALLKLGQESTEAPYDVVADVESLDLEKGRIPPSRQWYQGLKAFFDLLDTQLRDAPAHQKTLDFPEALELFDKRITSQKWDDAGLPVPQRLPEPRSFDELLEHMRASGLFRVFIKLAHGSSASGALALQVSGRKIRAVSTVEREQGRLYNSRKLLHYDQWSDIRSIMDLLCRHPLQVEAWVPKASFQGKLIDLRVVVIGQTPMQRMVRLGQGPMTNLHLGNDRGDLEALKALLGDHWDSIEQTCQRAMQVFPKTLYAGLDVLVRPSLRQHALLEGNAFGDYHRNVFWQGMDTFTAELFKLQEMQPC, from the coding sequence ATGCGGCTTTCTCCCCGACCTGTGCTGATCATTGCACCTCCGGACAGCCGCCGGGTCCGGGCTTTTCAGGCCAGCCTGCGCCATCTGGGCTGGCCTGAGGCCACTGTGGTTTCTCACCTCGACATCATCGGGCAGAAGGTGGACCTTGCCCGTCTGGTGCCTGAAGGTGGTGTGGTGCGGGTGGAGGCTTCCGGTGAGTGCATGCACACCGAACGGGCCTTGCTGAAACTGGGTCAGGAAAGCACCGAAGCCCCTTATGACGTGGTTGCGGATGTGGAAAGCCTGGATCTTGAAAAGGGCCGAATCCCACCCTCCAGACAGTGGTATCAGGGCCTGAAGGCTTTTTTTGACCTTCTGGACACCCAGCTCAGGGATGCACCAGCCCATCAGAAAACCCTTGATTTCCCAGAGGCCCTGGAACTCTTCGACAAGCGCATCACCTCACAGAAATGGGATGATGCAGGGCTTCCTGTTCCGCAGAGGCTCCCGGAACCCCGTTCTTTTGACGAACTGCTGGAGCACATGAGGGCGTCTGGACTCTTCAGGGTCTTCATCAAACTGGCCCACGGCAGCAGTGCCAGTGGAGCGCTGGCCCTGCAGGTGTCGGGCAGAAAAATCAGGGCGGTCAGCACCGTTGAAAGGGAACAGGGCAGGCTGTACAACTCCAGGAAACTTCTTCATTACGACCAGTGGTCAGACATCCGCAGCATCATGGATCTGCTGTGCAGGCATCCTTTGCAGGTGGAGGCGTGGGTGCCCAAGGCCAGTTTTCAGGGCAAACTGATCGACCTGAGGGTGGTGGTGATCGGCCAGACCCCCATGCAGAGGATGGTGCGGCTTGGGCAGGGACCCATGACCAACCTGCACCTCGGGAATGACCGGGGAGACCTTGAAGCCCTGAAAGCCTTGCTGGGAGACCACTGGGACAGCATCGAGCAGACCTGTCAAAGGGCCATGCAGGTGTTCCCAAAAACCCTGTATGCAGGCCTCGATGTGCTGGTGCGACCCAGTTTGCGGCAGCACGCCCTGCTTGAAGGAAACGCCTTTGGGGACTACCACCGCAACGTGTTCTGGCAGGGCATGGACACCTTCACTGCAGAGCTCTTCAAGTTGCAGGAGATGCAACCATGCTGA
- a CDS encoding STM4015 family protein, with amino-acid sequence MTIGKHLDQFGGYNVRSWEPGQPLAHLENTIYRIAVEYDDKTSWVEKFQGYLATEGAEQSRGLVVGMWGTDSEVEPTEAIDALVQAREQLSQLEVLFFGDITYEENEISWIQNSDNGPLFAAYPGLKHFGARGGNGLRFKNLKAPNLQTLIVQTGGMSAETVRDIMQAELPELIHLELYLGTDNYGADYDMSDLTPILDGALFPKLRYLGLKNAENQDEIAQVIVNAPVLAQLEVLDLSLGTLSDEGGQALVNSADALKHLKHLDLEHHFLSEEMEEQLKALGIEVDLGDPQDPDDDWRFVSIGE; translated from the coding sequence ATGACCATTGGAAAACATCTGGATCAATTTGGTGGCTACAACGTCAGAAGCTGGGAACCCGGACAGCCCCTGGCCCATCTGGAAAACACCATTTACCGCATTGCTGTGGAATACGACGACAAGACCTCCTGGGTTGAGAAATTCCAGGGCTACCTGGCCACAGAAGGGGCAGAACAGTCCCGTGGGCTTGTGGTGGGCATGTGGGGCACCGACAGCGAAGTGGAGCCCACCGAGGCCATTGATGCCCTGGTGCAGGCCCGTGAGCAGCTCTCTCAGCTTGAAGTGTTGTTCTTCGGAGACATCACCTACGAGGAAAATGAGATTTCCTGGATTCAGAACAGCGACAATGGCCCGCTTTTTGCAGCCTATCCTGGCCTGAAGCACTTCGGGGCACGCGGGGGAAACGGCCTGCGCTTCAAGAACCTGAAAGCTCCAAACTTGCAGACCCTGATTGTTCAGACCGGAGGCATGTCTGCCGAGACCGTGCGGGACATCATGCAGGCAGAACTTCCAGAGCTGATCCACCTCGAACTGTACCTCGGCACCGACAATTACGGGGCAGACTACGACATGTCAGACCTGACGCCCATTCTGGACGGCGCCCTGTTTCCAAAACTCAGGTACCTCGGGCTCAAGAATGCAGAAAACCAGGACGAGATCGCCCAGGTGATTGTGAATGCTCCGGTGCTGGCCCAGCTTGAAGTGCTCGACCTCTCCCTGGGTACCCTTTCCGACGAAGGGGGACAGGCACTGGTGAACAGTGCAGATGCCCTCAAGCACCTCAAGCACCTCGATCTGGAGCATCACTTTCTGTCAGAAGAGATGGAAGAACAGCTGAAAGCTCTGGGCATCGAAGTGGACCTGGGTGACCCACAGGACCCCGACGACGACTGGCGCTTTGTGAGCATCGGCGAATAA
- a CDS encoding GNAT family N-acetyltransferase, which produces MDLGGGYRIQPITYQEYLDACARIEEQIFGEYFAFRWQEARTPEQQQRITELGGTPKGIQVCLGLFFEGELIGWHYSEQADEQTIVMKDTGWLPAHQNRGLYSRLLPELLRLFGSMGFELVKSYHRMTNNQVLIPKMRAGFVLNGFMVDSYGNNVQLVYTFNQDYLEALHARSGYRTPRGRTAKLLGL; this is translated from the coding sequence ATGGACCTGGGAGGTGGGTACCGCATTCAGCCCATCACCTATCAGGAGTACCTGGACGCCTGCGCCAGAATTGAAGAGCAGATTTTCGGAGAGTACTTTGCATTCCGCTGGCAGGAGGCCCGCACCCCTGAGCAGCAACAGCGCATCACCGAGCTTGGAGGCACCCCAAAAGGCATTCAGGTCTGTCTGGGCCTGTTTTTTGAAGGAGAGCTGATCGGCTGGCATTACTCCGAGCAGGCCGACGAACAGACCATCGTGATGAAAGACACCGGATGGCTTCCGGCCCACCAGAACAGGGGACTGTATTCCAGGCTGCTTCCCGAGCTTCTCAGGCTCTTCGGTTCAATGGGTTTTGAACTGGTGAAGAGCTACCACCGCATGACCAACAACCAGGTCCTCATTCCCAAAATGCGGGCAGGATTTGTGCTCAATGGCTTCATGGTGGACAGCTATGGCAACAATGTGCAACTGGTTTACACCTTCAATCAGGACTACCTGGAGGCCCTGCATGCACGCAGCGGCTACCGGACCCCCAGAGGCCGCACCGCAAAACTGCTCGGTCTCTGA
- a CDS encoding MogA/MoaB family molybdenum cofactor biosynthesis protein has translation MTQPEHKSQAPRQVRVAVITISDTRTLENDHSGNYLAAEIEKTGHVLTGRTIVKDEKDQIETAFRTFMQDAQIVISSGGTGIAGRDVTIPVIESLIEKPMPGFGELFRMLSYQQVKGAAMLSRAVGGLAGKTLLFALPGSLNAVQTGWEGLLRDELAHLAFEVVR, from the coding sequence ATGACGCAACCAGAACACAAATCCCAGGCTCCCCGTCAGGTGCGGGTGGCGGTCATCACCATTTCTGACACGCGCACACTGGAAAACGACCACAGCGGAAATTACCTTGCAGCAGAAATTGAAAAAACCGGGCATGTGCTCACGGGCCGAACCATCGTCAAAGATGAAAAGGACCAGATCGAAACTGCCTTCCGCACCTTCATGCAGGATGCCCAGATCGTGATCAGTTCGGGTGGCACGGGCATCGCCGGGCGGGATGTCACCATTCCGGTGATCGAAAGCCTGATCGAAAAGCCCATGCCAGGTTTTGGGGAACTCTTCCGGATGCTCTCTTACCAGCAGGTGAAAGGAGCAGCCATGCTGTCCAGGGCTGTGGGAGGGCTTGCAGGAAAAACCCTGCTTTTTGCACTGCCGGGCAGTCTGAATGCCGTGCAGACAGGCTGGGAGGGCCTCCTGCGGGATGAACTGGCCCATCTGGCTTTTGAGGTGGTGCGCTGA